In Microbacterium foliorum, the following proteins share a genomic window:
- a CDS encoding acyl-CoA dehydrogenase family protein has translation MVDAAVRPKTTRPHADNADANLQFDVARVTDLLMGTWADTRREARELIKDSAFWRDDELGKDEHRERVLSQLHLLVENKAVHRAFPKSLGGEENNGGNIAGFEELVVADPSLQIKSGVQWGLFGSAILQLGTTEHHEKWLPGVMDLSIPGAFAMTEIGHGSDVAAVGTTATYDASTQEFVINTPFRGATKEYLGNAALHGVAATVFAQLITNGVNHGVHCFYVPLRGEDGVDLPGIGREDDGLKGGLNGIDNGRLSFDHIRIPRTNLLNKYGDVAADGTYSSAIDSPGRRFFTMLGTLVQGRVSLDGAASWASALGLKIAITYATQRRQFDGADGQEVVLMDYGKHQRRLLPRLATTYAQIFAHDEFLQKFDGVFSGRTDTPDDREDLETLAAALKPLSTWHALDTLQEAREACGGAGFMFENRLVGLRADLDIYVTFEGDNNVLLQLVGKRLLTDYAQQFTGKDAAALAKFAVGMTAGKLFHGAGLRQFGQSVVDLGQVSRSVENGLREEQQHLLLAERVQQMVADIAGRLRPAGKDKVLGAKLFNENQAELIEAARAHAELLQWEAFTDAVHRVEEADTKKVLTWLRDLFGLQLIEKHLAWHLINGRLSTQRAAAVSRYIDRLCARLRPYALDLVDAFGYEPEHVRAPIASGAERERQDEAREYYAALAASGEAPVLEKTLKKNAKR, from the coding sequence ATGGTCGACGCCGCCGTCCGTCCGAAGACGACTCGCCCCCACGCCGATAACGCAGACGCGAACCTGCAGTTCGATGTCGCCCGCGTCACCGACCTGCTGATGGGCACCTGGGCAGACACCCGCCGTGAAGCGCGCGAGCTGATCAAGGACTCGGCTTTCTGGCGTGACGACGAGCTCGGCAAAGACGAGCACCGCGAGCGTGTGCTCAGCCAGCTGCACCTGCTCGTCGAGAACAAGGCCGTGCACCGTGCGTTCCCGAAGTCGCTGGGCGGCGAAGAGAACAACGGCGGGAACATCGCCGGCTTCGAGGAGCTCGTCGTCGCCGACCCGAGCCTGCAGATCAAGTCGGGCGTGCAGTGGGGCCTGTTCGGTTCCGCGATCCTCCAGCTCGGCACGACGGAGCACCATGAGAAGTGGCTGCCCGGTGTCATGGACCTCTCTATCCCCGGCGCTTTCGCGATGACCGAGATCGGGCACGGCTCCGACGTCGCCGCTGTCGGGACGACCGCGACGTACGACGCGAGCACCCAGGAGTTCGTGATCAACACGCCGTTCCGCGGCGCGACCAAGGAGTACCTCGGCAACGCCGCCCTGCACGGAGTCGCCGCGACGGTGTTCGCGCAGCTGATCACGAACGGCGTCAACCACGGCGTGCACTGCTTCTACGTGCCGCTGCGCGGCGAAGACGGCGTCGACCTGCCGGGCATCGGACGCGAGGACGACGGACTCAAGGGCGGCCTGAACGGCATCGACAACGGCCGTCTGAGCTTCGACCACATCCGCATCCCCCGCACGAACCTGCTCAACAAGTACGGCGACGTCGCTGCCGACGGCACGTACTCGAGCGCGATCGACAGTCCCGGACGTCGCTTCTTCACGATGCTCGGCACGCTGGTGCAGGGCCGCGTCTCGCTCGATGGTGCGGCTTCGTGGGCCTCGGCTCTCGGTCTGAAGATCGCGATCACCTATGCCACGCAGCGCCGTCAGTTCGACGGGGCCGACGGGCAGGAGGTCGTGCTGATGGACTACGGCAAGCACCAGCGCCGCCTGCTGCCTCGGCTGGCCACGACCTATGCGCAGATCTTCGCGCACGACGAGTTCCTGCAGAAGTTCGACGGAGTGTTCTCGGGTCGCACCGACACCCCCGACGACCGCGAGGATCTCGAGACTCTCGCCGCGGCCCTCAAGCCGCTGTCGACCTGGCACGCGCTCGACACGCTGCAGGAGGCGCGCGAGGCCTGCGGCGGTGCCGGCTTCATGTTCGAGAATCGCCTCGTGGGTCTCCGGGCCGACCTCGACATCTACGTCACGTTCGAGGGTGACAACAACGTGCTGCTCCAGCTCGTCGGCAAGCGGCTGCTGACCGACTACGCCCAGCAGTTCACGGGCAAGGATGCCGCGGCTCTCGCCAAGTTCGCCGTCGGGATGACCGCGGGCAAGCTCTTCCACGGAGCGGGCCTGCGTCAGTTCGGCCAGTCGGTCGTCGACCTCGGTCAGGTCTCGCGCTCGGTCGAGAACGGTCTGCGCGAGGAACAGCAGCATCTGCTGCTCGCCGAGCGCGTGCAACAGATGGTCGCCGACATCGCCGGTCGTCTGCGCCCCGCGGGCAAAGACAAGGTGCTCGGCGCGAAGCTGTTCAACGAGAACCAGGCCGAGCTGATCGAGGCGGCCCGTGCGCATGCCGAGCTGCTGCAGTGGGAGGCGTTCACGGATGCCGTCCATCGCGTCGAGGAAGCCGACACGAAGAAGGTGCTCACCTGGCTGCGTGACCTCTTCGGACTGCAGCTCATCGAGAAGCACCTCGCATGGCACCTCATCAACGGGCGTCTCTCGACGCAGCGCGCCGCCGCGGTCTCTCGCTACATCGACCGCCTGTGCGCCCGGCTGCGTCCGTACGCCCTCGACCTGGTCGACGCCTTCGGATACGAGCCCGAGCACGTCCGCGCGCCGATCGCCTCCGGTGCTGAGCGAGAGCGCCAGGACGAGGCCCGCGAGTACTACGCGGCGCTCGCAGCATCCGGCGAGGCACCTGTGCTGGAGAAGACGCTGAAGAAGAACGCGAAGCGCTGA